One Thermus hydrothermalis genomic region harbors:
- the mraZ gene encoding division/cell wall cluster transcriptional repressor MraZ encodes MPFGEYQYSLDDKGRVVIPGPFRDFLEDGLVLTRGMEGCLYVFPSDRWRKIEEQLVNLPLTDKEARAFVRFFYSGAHKTRMDNASRVLIPPPLRQFAGLTEGGEVVIAGAPGRLEIWSLERWWKAIEEILHNPPAPEALRGLIG; translated from the coding sequence ATGCCCTTCGGCGAGTACCAGTACAGCCTGGACGACAAAGGGCGGGTGGTAATCCCCGGCCCTTTTCGCGATTTCCTCGAGGACGGCCTGGTGCTCACCCGGGGCATGGAGGGCTGCCTCTACGTATTCCCCTCCGACCGCTGGCGCAAGATTGAGGAGCAGCTGGTCAACCTGCCCCTCACCGACAAGGAGGCCCGGGCTTTCGTGCGCTTCTTCTACTCGGGCGCCCACAAAACCCGCATGGACAACGCCTCCCGGGTCCTCATCCCTCCCCCCTTGCGCCAGTTCGCCGGGCTTACGGAAGGGGGCGAGGTGGTCATCGCCGGTGCGCCGGGAAGGCTGGAGATCTGGAGCCTGGAGCGCTGGTGGAAGGCCATTGAGGAGATCCTGCACAACCCGCCGGCCCCCGAGGCCCTGCGGGGACTTATTGGCTAG